In Anthonomus grandis grandis chromosome 5, icAntGran1.3, whole genome shotgun sequence, the following are encoded in one genomic region:
- the LOC126736000 gene encoding uncharacterized protein LOC126736000 isoform X36, producing MKFKFSGYIFLLLVLPSLNCSLSAPSEAELSCNSTIFSCGVTLETGRYSNPSDPTCKSYLYCYFSGDRILEYKYTCSFGIFNPFTRTCDISYSCHCSAYTNTTHAATSTTIVTTTTELAVPDSEPTCVFGTNFTCTVTGKYANPYDSTCGTYIHCFSWIAGHTTQHIHSCLIGLFNPITQICDSAYVCPCKYKISTISDTTSTTVATTSTSPDICAVGTSFICSQTGRYASTIDTTCKSYIYCYRYSNGTVGQFGYNCSIGLFNPSTQTCDLTYVCPCIEETTLPLTSESTTITSVSSTSSSTSSNADTCAVGSSFSCSETGRYASPIDTTCKSYIYCYRYSNGTVGQFGYNCSIGLFNPNTQSCDLTYVCPCTEETTLPLTSESTAITSVSSTSSSTSSNADTCAVGSSFSCSETGRYASPIDTTCKSYIYCYRYSNGTVGQFGYNCSIGLFNPSTQSCDLTYVCPCIEETTLPLTSESTTITSVSSTSSSTSSNADTCAVGSSFSCSETGRYASPIDTTCKSYIYCYRYSNGTVGQFGYNCSIGLFNPSTQSCDLTYVCPCIEETTLPLTSESTTITSVSSTSSSTSSNADTCAVGSSFSCSETGRYASPIDTTCKSYIYCYRYSNGTVGQFGYNCSIGLFNPSTQSCDLTYVCPCIEETTLPLTSESTTITSVSSTSSSTSSNTVTCAVGSSFSCSETGRYASPIDTTCKSYIYCYRYSNGTVGQFGYNCSIGLFNPSTQSCDLTYVCPCIEETTLPLTSESTTITSVSSTSSSTSSNADTCAVGSSFSCSETGRYASPIDTTCKSYIYCYRYSNGTVGQFGYNCSIGLFNPSTQSCDLTYVCPCIEETTLPLTSESTTITSVSSTSSSTSSNTVTCAVGSSFSCSETGRYASPIDTTCKSYIYCYRYSNGTVGQFGYNCSIGLFNPSTQSCDLTYVCPCIEETTLPLTSESTTITSVSSTSSSTSSNADTCAVGSSFSCSETGRYASPIDTTCKSYIYCYRYSNGTVGQFGYNCSIGLFNPSTQSCDLTYVCPCIEETTLPLTSESTTITSVSSTSSSTSSNTDTCAVGSSFSCSETGRYASPIDTTCKSYIYCYRYSNGTVGQFGYNCSIGFFNPSTQSCDLTYVCPCIEETTLPLTSESTTITSVSSTISSTSSNADTCAVGSSYSCSETGRYASPIDTTCKSYIYCYRYSNGTVGQFGYNCSIGLFNPSTQSCDLTYVCPCIEETTLPLTSESTTITSVSSTSSSTSSNADTCAVGSSFSCSETGRYASPIDTTCKSYIYCYRYSNGTVGQFGYNCSIGLFNPSTQSCDLTYVCPCREETTLPLTSESTTITSVSSTSSSTSLNTDTCAVGSGFSCSETGRYASPIDTTCKSYIYCYRYSNGTVAQFGYNCSIGLFNPSTQSCDLAYVCPCIEETILP from the exons ctGGTACTTCCTAGTCTCAACTGCAGCCTGTCAGCTCCATCCGAAGCCGAATTATCATGCAACAGTACCATTTTCTCATGTGGCGTAACTTTGGAGACTGGTAGATACTCAAATCCTAGTGATCCAACCTGTAAATCATACCTTTATTGCTATTTCTCTGGAGATCGAATACTGGAGTACAAATATACTTGCtcttttggaatatttaatcCATTTACCAGGACATGTGACATCTCGTACAGTTGCCATTGTTCTGCTTATACAAACACCACTCATGCTGCAACATCTACTACAATAGTGACTACAACAACTGAGTTAGCTGTGCCAGACAGTGAACCTACTTGTGTCTTCGGTACTAATTTTACCTGTACGGTAACAGGAAAATACGCCAACCCATATGACAGCACATGTGGGACTTATATTCACTGCTTTTCTTGGATAGCCGGTCATACTACACAACATATTCATTCCTGTttaattggtttatttaacCCAATTACTCAAATATGTGATTCAGCGTATGTATGCCCTTGCAAGTATAAAATATCGACAATATCTGATACTACTTCTACCACAGTTGCAACAACGTCAACTAGTCCTGATATTTGCGCCGTAGGCACCAGTTTTATTTGTTCTCAAACTGGTCGATATGCTAGTACTATTGATACTACATGTAAATCATATATCTACTGTTACCGCTATTCAAATGGAACTGTTGGGCAATTTGGGTATAACTGTTCTATTGGCCTTTTTAATCCTAGTACTCAAACCTGCGACCTCACATACGTGTGCCCTTGTATAGAAGAAACGACGCTACCATTAACATCTGAGTCCACCACGATCACCTCAGTTTCATCGACAAGTTCATCAACGTCTTCAAATGCCGATACTTGTGCCGTAGGTAGCAGTTTTAGTTGTTCAGAAACTGGTAGATATGCTAGTCCAATCGATACTACATGTAAATCATATATCTACTGTTACCGTTATTCAAATGGAACTGTTGGACAATTTGGGTATAATTGTTCTATTGGACTTTTTAATCCTAATACTCAAAGCTGTGACCTCACATACGTGTGTCCTTGTACAGAAGAAACGACGCTACCATTAACATCTGAGTCCACCGCGATCACCTCAGTTTCATCGACAAGTTCATCAACGTCTTCAAATGCCGATACTTGTGCCGTAG GTAGCAGTTTTAGTTGTTCAGAAACTGGTAGATATGCTAGTCCAATCGATACTACATGTAAATCATATATCTACTGTTACCGCTATTCAAATGGAACTGTTGGACAATTTGGGTATAACTGTTCTATTGGTCTTTTTAATCCTAGTACTCAAAGCTGCGACCTCACATACGTGTGTCCTTGTATAGAAGAAACGACGCTACCATTAACATCTGAGTCCACCACGATCACCTCAGTTTCATCGACAAGTTCATCAACGTCTTCAAATGCCGATACTTGTGCCGTAGGTAGTAGTTTTAGTTGTTCAGAAACTGGTAGATATGCTAGTCCAATCGATACTACATGTAAATCATATATCTACTGTTACCGCTATTCAAATGGAACTGTTGGACAATTTGGGTATAACTGTTCTATTGGTCTTTTTAATCCTAGTACTCAAAGCTGCGACCTCACATACGTGTGTCCTTGTATAGAAGAAACGACGCTACCATTAACATCTGAGTCTACCACGATCACCTCAGTTTCATCGACAAGTTCATCAACGTCTTCAAATGCCGATACTTGTGCCGTAGGTAGTAGTTTTAGTTGTTCAGAAACTGGTAGATATGCTAGTCCAATCGATACTACATGTAAATCATATATCTACTGTTACCGCTATTCAAATGGAACTGTTGGACAATTTGGGTATAACTGTTCTATTGGTCTTTTTAATCCTAGTACTCAAAGCTGCGACCTCACATACGTGTGTCCTTGTATAGAAGAAACGACGCTACCATTAACATCTGAGTCCACCACGATCACCTCAGTTTCATCGACAAGTTCTTCAACGTCTTCAAATACCGTTACTTGTGCCGTAG GTAGTAGTTTTAGTTGTTCAGAAACTGGTAGATATGCTAGTCCAATCGATACTACATGTAAATCATATATCTACTGTTACCGCTATTCAAATGGAACTGTTGGACAATTTGGGTATAACTGTTCTATTGGTCTTTTTAATCCTAGTACTCAAAGCTGCGACCTCACATACGTGTGTCCTTGTATAGAAGAAACGACGCTACCATTAACATCTGAGTCTACCACGATCACCTCAGTTTCATCGACAAGTTCATCAACGTCTTCAAATGCCGATACTTGTGCCGTAGGTAGTAGTTTTAGTTGTTCAGAAACTGGTAGATATGCTAGTCCAATCGATACTACATGTAAATCATATATCTACTGTTACCGCTATTCAAATGGAACTGTTGGACAATTTGGGTATAACTGTTCTATTGGTCTTTTTAATCCTAGTACTCAAAGCTGCGACCTCACATACGTGTGTCCTTGTATAGAAGAAACGACGCTACCATTAACATCTGAGTCCACCACGATCACCTCAGTTTCATCGACAAGTTCTTCAACGTCTTCAAATACCGTTACTTGTGCCGTAGGTAGCAGTTTTAGTTGTTCAGAAACTGGTAGATATGCTAGTCCAATCGATACTACATGTAAATCATATATCTACTGTTACCGCTATTCAAATGGAACTGTTGGACAATTTGGGTATAACTGTTCTATTGGTCTTTTTAATCCTAGTACTCAAAGCTGCGACCTCACATACGTGTGTCCTTGTATAGAAGAAACGACGCTACCATTAACATCTGAGTCCACCACGATCACCTCAGTTTCATCGACAAGTTCATCAACGTCTTCAAATGCCGATACTTGTGCCGTAGGTAGTAGTTTTAGTTGTTCAGAAACTGGTAGATATGCTAGTCCAATCGATACTACATGTAAATCATATATCTACTGTTACCGCTATTCAAATGGAACTGTTGGACAATTTGGGTATAACTGTTCTATTGGTCTTTTTAATCCTAGTACTCAAAGCTGCGACCTCACATACGTGTGTCCTTGTATAGAAGAAACGACGCTACCATTAACATCTGAGTCCACCACGATCACCTCAGTTTCATCGACAAGTTCATCAACGTCTTCAAATACCGATACTTGTGCCGTAGGTAGCAGTTTTAGTTGTTCAGAAACTGGTAGATATGCTAGTCCAATCGATACTACATGTAAATCATATATCTACTGTTACCGCTATTCAAATGGAACTGTTGGGCAATTTGGGTATAACTGTTCTATCGGATTTTTTAATCCTAGTACTCAAAGCTGTGACCTCACATACGTGTGTCCTTGTATAGAAGAAACGACGCTACCACTAACATCTGAGTCCACCACGATCACCTCAGTTTCATCGACAATTTCATCAACGTCTTCAAATGCCGATACTTGTGCCGTAGGTAGTAGTTATAGTTGTTCAGAAACTGGTAGATATGCTAGTCCAATCGACACTACATGTAAATCATATATTTACTGTTACCGGTATTCAAATGGAACTGTTGGACAATTTGGGTATAACTGTTCTATTGGTCTTTTTAATCCTAGTACTCAAAGCTGCGACCTCACATACGTGTGTCCTTGTATAGAAGAAACGACGCTACCATTAACATCTGAGTCCACCACGATCACCTCAGTTTCATCGACAAGTTCATCAACGTCTTCAAATGCCGATACTTGTGCCGTAGGTAGTAGTTTTAGTTGTTCAGAAACTGGTAGATATGCTAGTCCAATCGATACTACATGTAAATCATATATCTACTGTTACCGCTATTCAAATGGAACTGTTGGACAATTTGGGTATAACTGTTCTATTGGTCTTTTTAATCCTAGTACTCAAAGCTGCGACCTCACATACGTGTGTCCTTGTAGAGAAGAAACGACGCTACCATTAACATCTGAGTCCACCACGATCACCTCAGTTTCATCGACAAGTTCATCAACGTCTTTAAATACTGATACTTGTGCCGTAGGTAGCGGTTTTAGTTGTTCAGAAACTGGTAGATATGCTAGTCCAATCGACACTACATGTAAATCATATATTTACTGTTACCGGTATTCAAATGGAACTGTTGCGCAATTTGGGTATAATTGTTCTATTGGACTTTTCAATCCTAGTACTCAAAGCTGTGACCTTGCTTACGTATGTCCCTGTATAGAAGAAACTATTCTACcataa
- the LOC126736000 gene encoding uncharacterized protein LOC126736000 isoform X29, with translation MKFKFSGYIFLLLVLPSLNCSLSAPSEAELSCNSTIFSCGVTLETGRYSNPSDPTCKSYLYCYFSGDRILEYKYTCSFGIFNPFTRTCDISYSCHCSAYTNTTHAATSTTIVTTTTELAVPDSEPTCVFGTNFTCTVTGKYANPYDSTCGTYIHCFSWIAGHTTQHIHSCLIGLFNPITQICDSAYVCPCKYKISTISDTTSTTVATTSTSPDICAVGTSFICSQTGRYASTIDTTCKSYIYCYRYSNGTVGQFGYNCSIGLFNPSTQTCDLTYVCPCIEETTLPLTSESTTITSVSSTSSSTSSNADTCAVGSSFSCSETGRYASPIDTTCKSYIYCYRYSNGTVGQFGYNCSIGLFNPNTQSCDLTYVCPCTEETTLPLTSESTAITSVSSTSSSTSSNADTCAVGSSFSCSETGRYASPIDTTCKSYIYCYRYSNGTVGQFGYNCSIGLFNPSTQSCDLTYVCPCIEETTLPLTSESTTITSVSSTSSSTSSNADTCAVGSSFSCSETGRYASPIDTTCKSYIYCYRYSNGTVGQFGYNCSIGLFNPSTQSCDLTYVCPCIEETTLPLTSESTTITSVSSTSSSTSSNADTCAVGSSFSCSETGRYASPIDTTCKSYIYCYRYSNGTVGQFGYNCSIGLFNPSTQSCDLTYVCPCIEETTLPLTSESTTITSVSSTSSSTSSNTVTCAVGSSFSCSETGRYASPIDTTCKSYIYCYRYSNGTVGQFGYNCSIGLFNPSTQSCDLTYVCPCIEETTLPLTSESTTITSVSSTSSSTSSNADTCAVGSSFSCSETGRYASPIDTTCKSYIYCYRYSNGTVGQFGYNCSIGLFNPSTQSCDLTYVCPCIEETTLPLTSESTTITSVSSTSSSTSSNTDTCAVGSSFSCSETGRYASPIDTTCKSYIYCYRYSNGTVGQFGYNCSIGFFNPSTQSCDLTYVCPCIEETTLPLTSESTTITSVSSTISSTSSNADTCAVGSSYSCSETGRYASPIDTTCKSYIYCYRYSNGTVGQFGYNCSIGLFNPSTQSCDLTYVCPCIEETTLPLTSESTTITSVSSTSSSTSSNADTCAVGSSFSCSETGRYASPIDTTCKSYIYCYRYSNGTVGQFGYNCSIGLFNPSTQSCDLTYVCPCIEETTLPLTSESTTITSVSSTSSSTSSNADTCAVGSSFSCSETGRYASPIDTTCKSYIYCYRYSNGTVGQFGYNCSIGLFNPSTQSCDLTYVCPCIEETTLPLTSESTTITSVSSTSSSTSSNADTCAVGSSFSCSETGRYASPIDTTCKSYIYCYRYSNGTVGQFGYNCSIGLFNPSTQSCDLTYVCPCREETTLPLTSESTTITSVSSTSSSTSLNTDTCAVGSGFSCSETGRYASPIDTTCKSYIYCYRYSNGTVAQFGYNCSIGLFNPSTQSCDLAYVCPCIEETILP, from the exons ctGGTACTTCCTAGTCTCAACTGCAGCCTGTCAGCTCCATCCGAAGCCGAATTATCATGCAACAGTACCATTTTCTCATGTGGCGTAACTTTGGAGACTGGTAGATACTCAAATCCTAGTGATCCAACCTGTAAATCATACCTTTATTGCTATTTCTCTGGAGATCGAATACTGGAGTACAAATATACTTGCtcttttggaatatttaatcCATTTACCAGGACATGTGACATCTCGTACAGTTGCCATTGTTCTGCTTATACAAACACCACTCATGCTGCAACATCTACTACAATAGTGACTACAACAACTGAGTTAGCTGTGCCAGACAGTGAACCTACTTGTGTCTTCGGTACTAATTTTACCTGTACGGTAACAGGAAAATACGCCAACCCATATGACAGCACATGTGGGACTTATATTCACTGCTTTTCTTGGATAGCCGGTCATACTACACAACATATTCATTCCTGTttaattggtttatttaacCCAATTACTCAAATATGTGATTCAGCGTATGTATGCCCTTGCAAGTATAAAATATCGACAATATCTGATACTACTTCTACCACAGTTGCAACAACGTCAACTAGTCCTGATATTTGCGCCGTAGGCACCAGTTTTATTTGTTCTCAAACTGGTCGATATGCTAGTACTATTGATACTACATGTAAATCATATATCTACTGTTACCGCTATTCAAATGGAACTGTTGGGCAATTTGGGTATAACTGTTCTATTGGCCTTTTTAATCCTAGTACTCAAACCTGCGACCTCACATACGTGTGCCCTTGTATAGAAGAAACGACGCTACCATTAACATCTGAGTCCACCACGATCACCTCAGTTTCATCGACAAGTTCATCAACGTCTTCAAATGCCGATACTTGTGCCGTAGGTAGCAGTTTTAGTTGTTCAGAAACTGGTAGATATGCTAGTCCAATCGATACTACATGTAAATCATATATCTACTGTTACCGTTATTCAAATGGAACTGTTGGACAATTTGGGTATAATTGTTCTATTGGACTTTTTAATCCTAATACTCAAAGCTGTGACCTCACATACGTGTGTCCTTGTACAGAAGAAACGACGCTACCATTAACATCTGAGTCCACCGCGATCACCTCAGTTTCATCGACAAGTTCATCAACGTCTTCAAATGCCGATACTTGTGCCGTAG GTAGCAGTTTTAGTTGTTCAGAAACTGGTAGATATGCTAGTCCAATCGATACTACATGTAAATCATATATCTACTGTTACCGCTATTCAAATGGAACTGTTGGACAATTTGGGTATAACTGTTCTATTGGTCTTTTTAATCCTAGTACTCAAAGCTGCGACCTCACATACGTGTGTCCTTGTATAGAAGAAACGACGCTACCATTAACATCTGAGTCCACCACGATCACCTCAGTTTCATCGACAAGTTCATCAACGTCTTCAAATGCCGATACTTGTGCCGTAGGTAGTAGTTTTAGTTGTTCAGAAACTGGTAGATATGCTAGTCCAATCGATACTACATGTAAATCATATATCTACTGTTACCGCTATTCAAATGGAACTGTTGGACAATTTGGGTATAACTGTTCTATTGGTCTTTTTAATCCTAGTACTCAAAGCTGCGACCTCACATACGTGTGTCCTTGTATAGAAGAAACGACGCTACCATTAACATCTGAGTCTACCACGATCACCTCAGTTTCATCGACAAGTTCATCAACGTCTTCAAATGCCGATACTTGTGCCGTAGGTAGTAGTTTTAGTTGTTCAGAAACTGGTAGATATGCTAGTCCAATCGATACTACATGTAAATCATATATCTACTGTTACCGCTATTCAAATGGAACTGTTGGACAATTTGGGTATAACTGTTCTATTGGTCTTTTTAATCCTAGTACTCAAAGCTGCGACCTCACATACGTGTGTCCTTGTATAGAAGAAACGACGCTACCATTAACATCTGAGTCCACCACGATCACCTCAGTTTCATCGACAAGTTCTTCAACGTCTTCAAATACCGTTACTTGTGCCGTAGGTAGCAGTTTTAGTTGTTCAGAAACTGGTAGATATGCTAGTCCAATCGATACTACATGTAAATCATATATCTACTGTTACCGCTATTCAAATGGAACTGTTGGACAATTTGGGTATAACTGTTCTATTGGTCTTTTTAATCCTAGTACTCAAAGCTGCGACCTCACATACGTGTGTCCTTGTATAGAAGAAACGACGCTACCATTAACATCTGAGTCCACCACGATCACCTCAGTTTCATCGACAAGTTCATCAACGTCTTCAAATGCCGATACTTGTGCCGTAGGTAGTAGTTTTAGTTGTTCAGAAACTGGTAGATATGCTAGTCCAATCGATACTACATGTAAATCATATATCTACTGTTACCGCTATTCAAATGGAACTGTTGGACAATTTGGGTATAACTGTTCTATTGGTCTTTTTAATCCTAGTACTCAAAGCTGCGACCTCACATACGTGTGTCCTTGTATAGAAGAAACGACGCTACCATTAACATCTGAGTCCACCACGATCACCTCAGTTTCATCGACAAGTTCATCAACGTCTTCAAATACCGATACTTGTGCCGTAGGTAGCAGTTTTAGTTGTTCAGAAACTGGTAGATATGCTAGTCCAATCGATACTACATGTAAATCATATATCTACTGTTACCGCTATTCAAATGGAACTGTTGGGCAATTTGGGTATAACTGTTCTATCGGATTTTTTAATCCTAGTACTCAAAGCTGTGACCTCACATACGTGTGTCCTTGTATAGAAGAAACGACGCTACCACTAACATCTGAGTCCACCACGATCACCTCAGTTTCATCGACAATTTCATCAACGTCTTCAAATGCCGATACTTGTGCCGTAGGTAGTAGTTATAGTTGTTCAGAAACTGGTAGATATGCTAGTCCAATCGACACTACATGTAAATCATATATTTACTGTTACCGGTATTCAAATGGAACTGTTGGACAATTTGGGTATAACTGTTCTATTGGTCTTTTTAATCCTAGTACTCAAAGCTGCGACCTCACATACGTGTGTCCTTGTATAGAAGAAACGACGCTACCATTAACATCTGAGTCCACCACGATCACCTCAGTTTCATCGACAAGTTCATCAACGTCTTCAAATGCCGATACTTGTGCCGTAGGTAGTAGTTTTAGTTGTTCAGAAACTGGTAGATATGCTAGTCCAATCGATACTACATGTAAATCATATATCTACTGTTACCGCTATTCAAATGGAACTGTTGGACAATTTGGGTATAACTGTTCTATTGGTCTTTTTAATCCTAGTACTCAAAGCTGCGACCTCACATACGTGTGTCCTTGTATAGAAGAAACGACGCTACCATTAACATCTGAGTCTACCACGATCACCTCAGTTTCATCGACAAGTTCATCAACGTCTTCAAATGCCGATACTTGTGCCGTAGGTAGTAGTTTTAGTTGTTCAGAAACTGGTAGATATGCTAGTCCAATCGATACTACATGTAAATCATATATCTACTGTTACCGCTATTCAAATGGAACTGTTGGACAATTTGGGTATAACTGTTCTATTGGTCTTTTTAATCCTAGTACTCAAAGCTGCGAC CTCACATACGTGTGTCCTTGTATAGAAGAAACGACGCTACCATTAACATCTGAGTCCACCACGATCACCTCAGTTTCATCGACAAGTTCATCAACGTCTTCAAATGCCGATACTTGTGCCGTAGGTAGTAGTTTTAGTTGTTCAGAAACTGGTAGATATGCTAGTCCAATCGATACTACATGTAAATCATATATCTACTGTTACCGCTATTCAAATGGAACTGTTGGACAATTTGGGTATAACTGTTCTATTGGTCTTTTTAATCCTAGTACTCAAAGCTGCGACCTCACATACGTGTGTCCTTGTAGAGAAGAAACGACGCTACCATTAACATCTGAGTCCACCACGATCACCTCAGTTTCATCGACAAGTTCATCAACGTCTTTAAATACTGATACTTGTGCCGTAGGTAGCGGTTTTAGTTGTTCAGAAACTGGTAGATATGCTAGTCCAATCGACACTACATGTAAATCATATATTTACTGTTACCGGTATTCAAATGGAACTGTTGCGCAATTTGGGTATAATTGTTCTATTGGACTTTTCAATCCTAGTACTCAAAGCTGTGACCTTGCTTACGTATGTCCCTGTATAGAAGAAACTATTCTACcataa